DNA from Longimicrobiaceae bacterium:
TCGGTGGGGCGGAAGCCGGGGAACACCTGCGCCCCTACGGCGGCCGGCGCGCCCTTGCTGGGCCCGTCCAGGATCCGCACCCCGCCGTCGCGGAAGGAGGCCTCGTCTCCCCGGTCGATCCAGTATCCCTCCCGCCGGAACTCCGCCCCGGTCGCCACGCTCAGCGCCGAGGCGAGCCCCACCTGGAAGGCGCGCACCAGGTCCAGGTTGCTGGTCACCTGGCTGAAGCCCAGCGTTCCCGCGTAGAAGTCGGTGGGGCTCGCCGCACCCATCGACACGTTGTTGCTGTTGAGGACGTTGAACTCGAAGGTGTTCCGCCCGTACACGGTGCTCAGGTCCCACGACCACCCGGCCAGCGCTCCCCGGGCCCCGCCGGCGGCGGAGCCGTCCCAGATCTCGGTGGAGATCAGCGGGAGGAAGCCGTTGGGATGGATCGCGCGCACGGTGCGCGCGTCCAGCGCCCGGCGGAAGAAGCCGGCGGCCTCTCCCTCGCGGCGAGTCAGCCCCCCGAAGCCGTACAGCTCCGCGCCGCCGAACGGGAGGGCGGCGTTCAGGAACGCCCCCACGTCGCGCGCGTCGGAGTCGCCCTGCCGGTGGTTGATCTGGTTGGTGAGCGACGGGTCGTTGTTGCGCGGGTCGCCGGTGAAGAACTGCTGGCGCGTATCCGGGAACGAGCGGTTGGTCCGCTCGCGGTCGCGGAAGTCCGCGGCGACGTTGAAGTAGCCGTCCGTGCCGATGTCCACCCCGTAGCCGGCGCCGGCCTGCACCACGCGGCCGTCCCCCTCGCGCGTCTGGCCGAGCGTGGAGGAGATCCGCCTTTCGTCGCCCCTGCGGAGGACGATGTTGATGACCCCCGCGATGGCGTCCGATCCGTACTGGGCGGCGGCTCCCTCGCGCAGGATCTCGATCCGCTCGATGGCGCTGGCGGGGATGGCGTTCAGGTCCACGGAAGTGGCGCCGCGGCCGACGGTGCCGTTCACGTTCACCAGCGCGCTGTTGTGCCGCCGCTTTCCGTTGACCAGCACCAGCACCTGGTCCGGGGCCAGTCCGCGCAGGGTGGCCGGGCGGACGTGGTCGGTCCCGTCGGCGATGCTCGCGCGCGGGAAGTTCACGGAGGGGGCGAGGCGCTGGATGATCTGCGCCGTCTCCGTGAGGCCGGTCCGCTGGATGTCCTCCCGGGTGACGACGTCCACCGGGACGGGAGCGCTGAGCACCGACCGGTCGGCGCGGCGGGATCCCACCACCACCAGCGCGTCCACGGCCACGCCGTCGGACGCCTGGACCTGGAAGTCGCGGGTGGCGGTCTGCCCCGCGCCCGCCGTGACGGTGGCGCGGGCGAGCACCTGCCCCACCCGGCTGACCACCACCTCGTGGGTGCCGGGGCTCACGGAGAGCGTGTACCTCCCCTCGGGACCGGTGACCGCGCTCTGCTGCGCCCCCGCGCGGACCGTGACGCCCTCGATCGGCGTCCGGGACTGCGCGTCGCTCACCGTGCCGGTGATGGTGGCGCGGGTCTGTGCGTGGGCGGGCGCGCCGGCGAGCAGCGCCGCGGCGAGCGTGAGCCCGGAAAGGAGCCGGGCGAGCCGCCGGGCGCGCCCTCCGGGTGACCTGCAGGATCGTACGAGGTGTGGCGGCATGGGACCTCCTCCACGGGACGTGGGGTGGACGGGAGAGCGGCTCCACCTGCGGGGAGCCGGAGCCGCGCGCGGGACGCGGCGGGTGCGTATGTTCTGGGACCCGGATCGCCGGATTCGGCCGCCGGTGCCGCGCGACAGGGGTGCCGGGGGGGAGGGCCGGGGGCTCCCATTGCGCCGCTCGTCAAGGATGCGGGGGAAGCGCGAGCAGGGCAAGGACCTTGTCGACGCGGGACGACGAGCGGCTTTCGCCCGTGTCCGGCGGGCGCTACTTTGGATCGCCGGTCCACCCTATGCGCTGGAGGCCAGATGGCCATGAGACCCGGAACGCGGAGCAGTGCCGGTGCCCCCCGGTGACGCGCC
Protein-coding regions in this window:
- a CDS encoding TonB-dependent receptor yields the protein MPPHLVRSCRSPGGRARRLARLLSGLTLAAALLAGAPAHAQTRATITGTVSDAQSRTPIEGVTVRAGAQQSAVTGPEGRYTLSVSPGTHEVVVSRVGQVLARATVTAGAGQTATRDFQVQASDGVAVDALVVVGSRRADRSVLSAPVPVDVVTREDIQRTGLTETAQIIQRLAPSVNFPRASIADGTDHVRPATLRGLAPDQVLVLVNGKRRHNSALVNVNGTVGRGATSVDLNAIPASAIERIEILREGAAAQYGSDAIAGVINIVLRRGDERRISSTLGQTREGDGRVVQAGAGYGVDIGTDGYFNVAADFRDRERTNRSFPDTRQQFFTGDPRNNDPSLTNQINHRQGDSDARDVGAFLNAALPFGGAELYGFGGLTRREGEAAGFFRRALDARTVRAIHPNGFLPLISTEIWDGSAAGGARGALAGWSWDLSTVYGRNTFEFNVLNSNNVSMGAASPTDFYAGTLGFSQVTSNLDLVRAFQVGLASALSVATGAEFRREGYWIDRGDEASFRDGGVRILDGPSKGAPAAVGAQVFPGFRPTDERDESRNSVAAYLDLEANLTPQLLLTLAGRAERFSDFGSTSDGRVAARFEPVKGFALRGSAGTGFRAPSLPQSHFSSTATNFIVVGGVNTPFDVRTLPVASVEAQVLGATPLKPEESVNLSVGATAQPFRDLSATVDFYRIDIDDRIVLSGNFLVTNPQIRALFEGAGLRGIGGGRFFTNAIDTRTTGVDVVVNYGVRLGESGRLRFTGSYAHTETEVTGKAPTPPQLSGLQETIFDRIEEGRIERGQPRDNLGITLGYSREALHVNLHNQRFGEVTAFGTREELDQTFGAKWITDLEVGYRLRDRVEIAVGANNLFDVYPDQWKDFDQKGPLSNNGIFRYSGISPFGFNGAFYYTRVSLGR